The sequence AATCCGTTTAATCCGACAACAACGATTCGATTTGAAATTCCCGTAGGGGCAATTCATGAATTGCCCTTACAAACAACGTTGAAAATCTACAACGTTCTCGGTCAAGAAGTAGCAACGCTTTTGAATAACGAACAACTCGAAGAAGGAACGCACGAAATACAATTCGATGCAACACATTTATCGAGCGGCATATATTTCTATCGCTTACGCGCCGGAACATTCTTGGAAACGAAGAAAATGATACTCGTGAAGTAAGAATCATTTTCTCTATTGAAACAATGCCGATTCTGATAGAGAGAATCAACTTTGTTATTGCTTCTCTGAAAAATCATAGATGAACAATAGAATAAAAAAACGATGTCCTTCGTCCAACATTTAAACTCTCCCTTCTCGTACACACAAGTGTAAATTTTCATTAGTTCTGTTTTTGTATTTCTGTATTTTCTTCCAATGAATACACACCACGAGAAATATATGTCATTAGCATATCGCGAAGCGGAAAGAGCGTTCGAAGAAAATGAAGTTCCCGTTGGAGCGGTTATTGTTTTCAACGAAACAGTCATAGGAAAAGGTCATAATCAAACCGAAACACTTCACGACGCAACGGCACACGCTGAAATGATTGCGATTACTGCTGCTGCTGCATATTTGTACTCGTGGAGATTGGAAAACTGCACAATGTATGTTACGTTAGAACCGTGCCCAATGTGTTCAGGAGCGATTGTGCTTGCAAGAATTCCCCTCCTCGTCTTCGGTGCATACGATGAAAAATTTGGCGCAGTATCTTCGTTATACAATATTACCAATGATATACGTCTCAATCATCGCACGCATAGTATTGGCGGAATTCAACAAAACAAATGCGAAACGATATTGAAAGAATTTTTCTCGAACAAAAGAAAA is a genomic window of Ignavibacteria bacterium containing:
- a CDS encoding nucleoside deaminase, giving the protein MNTHHEKYMSLAYREAERAFEENEVPVGAVIVFNETVIGKGHNQTETLHDATAHAEMIAITAAAAYLYSWRLENCTMYVTLEPCPMCSGAIVLARIPLLVFGAYDEKFGAVSSLYNITNDIRLNHRTHSIGGIQQNKCETILKEFFSNKRK
- a CDS encoding T9SS type A sorting domain-containing protein, with the protein product NPFNPTTTIRFEIPVGAIHELPLQTTLKIYNVLGQEVATLLNNEQLEEGTHEIQFDATHLSSGIYFYRLRAGTFLETKKMILVK